GGATAAACAGGGAATTTTCATTTGCTTCTCCGTTCACGTATCGAGGTTTTGACGTTTCAATTCTCTCCGCAAAGCTCTCTTTCAGTCCAACCATACTTTTGAGAAGAGAGGATCCGTCAGTTGATCTTACTCTCGGTGGAGGTTTGGATCTGTTTGAGATTTTTAAAGATTCGTGGCGAGGGAAGTTCGGCGTCGAATATAGGCGACAACTTCTGAGTGGCGAAGATGATTGGTACATCACAACCTCAGCCGGTTGGCAGTTTTGAAATCCACACACAATTTTTCTTTGACAGTGTACATAAAAAATAATATCTTTGTACATTATAAAGGGGGCTATTATGGCCAAAGCAAATTATGATCTTCCTGAAGAGAAACTGATGCAGGTAGTGGAGTATTCAGGCGCGCGCTCAAAACGAGAAGCCATTATTCTTGCGCTTGATGAATATCTGAAGAACAAACAACTTCAGAAGCTTGTGCAGCAATATGGGAAGCGCCCGCTCAGATGGACGAAGAAGACACTTCGAGCCTATCGTGGATAAAGTACTCATCGATACTTCAGTCTGGATCGATTTCTTTCGCGGTTCCTTGAGTACAACATTTCTTGCTCATTTCACCGAGACACTCACAGCTCAAAAAGGAGTCATTACCGATCTGATTCGTCATGAAATTTTGGTCGGAGCTCAAGATAAAAAACGTTTTCAGGATCTTCAAGAGCTTCTCTCCCCACTTACCTGTTACAGGATTCAAAGCGATGAACTTTTTCAGTTTGATGTCTTTGCTTGGGAGCTCCGAAAAAAAGGATTTAAAGGAAAGTATACAGATGCTTCTATCGCTTTTATCGCACACCGATATCATGTTCCTCTCATTACATTTGATCGCTATTTTCAGCTTGTCGAAAAATTTGGCCTGATTGAGCTAGTGAAATATTAGATTATGGAAAGTCTTTTAGGACTCATTAGACCTCTTGCGTAACCCTGGGTGACACTCGTTGTCATTGCGAGCCCGAAGGGCGTGGCAATCTCCTCTGTTTACTCGGGAGATCGCCACGCTTCGCTCGCGATGACATCCAAGTGTATCTCTTTGAAAACAAAAACTTTATAGGCTTGATTCTATTGAGGTTATGCAAGAAGTCTATTTAAGATTTTCTCTTTAAAAAACTGACATGCGTTTGACCATAGCGACGTTCATCCGTCAAGACGAGCGCTGCGAGTTCTTTGAGAGGTTCTTTTGGATGATGCTCTACAATCATCAGCGTTTTGTCATGAAGAAGCGATGTGGTGCCAAGAAGTTCAAGTGTTGGATTCACAAGGTTTTGCTCATACGGAGGATCGACAAAAATAAGATCAAATTCGTTTTTGTGAAAAAGTTTTCCTAAAAAACCTTTATTGTGTTCAAGCTTTTTCACGGCAGCATTGACCTTCATGGCAAGGACGGTTGCTTTTTCAGTCAAATGACAACGATGAAGATTTTTATGAATCGAAGCAACCGCAAGTTTTCCGTGTTCCACAAAAACACAATGCACAGAACCACGAGAAAGAGCTTCAATGCCAATTGACCCGGAACCCGCAAAAAGATCGAGCACTTTTGAGTCGGTGACATCAAAAAGAATATCGAAAATCGATTCTTTCACACGATCAAGCGCGGGCCGAGTCGCATCTGTTTTTGGAGCGACGAGCTTATGGCCTTTCGCTGTTCCGGCAATGACACGCATGTTCGTTTTATACATGATTTGACCTGAAAGATCGAGCCTGCTAAAGCAACATCACAAAATGAGAAAGAATGTTTGTGTTATTTTTACGAAAAAGGCCGTAGGAGGCGACCCTCGAGCGGCGTCTTCAGACGCTGGCAACGAAGCCTCAATACCCAGCAGGCTGAAGCGCATGGCAAAAATCCGGCGTGTGAGGATTTTTGCCGTAGTGAGAGGGCGCCTCCGAGAGACTTTTTCGAAGGAGATAATGATG
This is a stretch of genomic DNA from Deltaproteobacteria bacterium RIFCSPHIGHO2_02_FULL_44_16. It encodes these proteins:
- a CDS encoding 16S rRNA (guanine(966)-N(2))-methyltransferase RsmD, which codes for MRVIAGTAKGHKLVAPKTDATRPALDRVKESIFDILFDVTDSKVLDLFAGSGSIGIEALSRGSVHCVFVEHGKLAVASIHKNLHRCHLTEKATVLAMKVNAAVKKLEHNKGFLGKLFHKNEFDLIFVDPPYEQNLVNPTLELLGTTSLLHDKTLMIVEHHPKEPLKELAALVLTDERRYGQTHVSFLKRKS